The Streptomyces sp. NBC_01298 genome contains the following window.
GGCGCACCCCAAGCATCCCAGGAGACAAGCATGTCAGTACGTCTCAGCGCCTACGACCTGCACAAGGCACTCACTCAGATCGCCCCGCATGTCAGCGACGACTTCGCACTCCCCGTCCTCAACGCTGCACGCCTCGAGGTCGACGGCGGCAACCTCTTCGCCATTGCCACCGACCGCTTCACGATGGCCGTCGCCCGCGTCGGCATCGTCGAGACCGCGACGTGGCAGGCCCACATCCCTGCCGAGCAACTGCCGGCCGTCATCGCCTGGCTCGACGCTGCGGGCACCGTCACCATCACGCTCGAGGCCGCTACGGACGGGGACCTCACCCGCCTCACCTTCGACGACGGCGCAGGCGGGCTGCGGGTCAACACCGACACCAGCGGCTACAGCCACTTCCCCGATTGGCGGAAGTACGTGAGCGAGCACCTGTCGGAGCCGGCCGGGCCGGTCTCGGACAGTGGGCTCGACGTGGGATTCCTCGCCCGCTGGCGGCACGCCGGGGAGAGGTTCCGCGCCTCGCAGGCTGGCTCCCACAAGCCGCTCATCCTGATGGACGACGACGCCACGTTCATCGGCATGCAGATGCCCGTCCGATGGGAATCCGCGGGCCGAGACGAGCTAGTCGGTCAGTGGGTCCGCATCCTGGCGCCCGCCGCAGCAACCGCCTGACCATCCGAGCCGGCCGTCGAGCGCGCTCCAACGCAGCTCCGGCCACCGGCCCTCGCTCCGCCTCCCCCGACGGGGCGAGGGCCGACCCATCCCTGAATCAGGAGAAGCCATGCCCCGCCGATGCATCAACGACGACTGCCAGGACGAGAACGGCCCCTGGGTCCCCACCCCCGACGGCGACGTATGCGAGGACTGCTGGGACGCCCAGGACGCCGAGCAGTGACCGGCGCCGCCGACATCGAGCCTGGCTTGTACGACATCCCGGCCGAGCTGTACCACTCGGATCCGGTCCCCGGCGGCAGCCTCTCCGCCTCGGGCGCCAAGGTTCTCGCCGACTGCCCGGCCCGCTACGCCTACCTCCTCGACCACCCGCAGCCGTTCAAGCCGGCGTTCGAGTTCGGGACCGCAGCCCACACCGTGGTCCTGGGTGACGGGCCGAAGCTGGTCGTAGTGGAGGCCGAGCTCTGGAACACGACCGAGATCAAGGCCAAGGTCACCGCGATACGGCAGGCGGGCGGAATCCCGTTGAAGCAGGCCGCCTACCAGCAGATCTGCGACATGGCCGAAGTCCTGGCCGCGGACCCAGAAGCCTCAGAGATCCTCACCCCGGGCTCCGGAGTAGCCGAGCAGTCGATCTTCTGGACCGACGGTCAGATCTGGTGGCGGAGCCGCTTCGACTGGCTCCGCTCCGACCTGATCGCCGACTACAAGACCACGCAATCGATCCACCCGGACAAGCTCAGCAAGACCGTCCACGAGCTCCGCTACACGATCCAGGAGCACATCTACCGGCGCGGCGCCTACGAGCTCGGCCTGATCCCCGACGGCGGCGCCTTCAAGTTCATCTTCCAGGAGAAGCAGCCGCCGTACCTCGTCCAGGTGGCGGAGCTCGACCCGGTAGCCCGGTACGCCGGCCTGCGAGACACGCACCTCGCAGCAGGCCGCTACCTGTACGGCCGCGAGACCGGCCACTGGCCCGCCTACAGCGAGACCTCCACCGTCATCGGGCTGCCGCCCTACATCGAGCGCCAGTACGCCTAGGAGCCACCGTGTCTCAACTTCCCCCGCCCGTCCGAACCGGCCGGGCACCGCAGCAGCAGACCGACGAGTACGACGACGGCCCCTTCACGTTCCGGCCCGCCACCAAGGACGGCCACAAGGCCCGCCTGTCGATCCAGGGGCCGTCCGGATCGGGCAAGACCTACACCGGCCTCCAGATCTCCGACGGACTCGCCGAGGGCCGCCGCTTCGCGGTCATCGACACCGAGCGCGGAGCCGCCTCTCTCTACCTCGACGACATCAAGGCTCCGTTCGACACGCTACCGATGCACACCTACCACCCCGACAACCTGGTCAAGGCCCTGGCCGTCGCGGCTCATGCCGGCTACCCCGTCGTGATGGTCGACTCCCTCACCCACTTCTGGAAGGGAGCCGAGGGCACCCTCGACCAGGTCGAGAAGTTCGCCAAGGCCAAGTTCGGCGGCAACACGTTCGCAGGCTGGAAGCCCGCGGGCGAACTGCAGAACGACATGATCGAGGCGCTGATGGCCTACCCCGGCCACGTCGTCGCGACGATGCGCGCATCGGAGAAGTGGACCCTCGAACGAGGGAAGAAGGACCCGGTCAGCAAGGGGATCCAGGCCGAACAGCGCAAGGGCATCGAGTTCGAGTTCGGCGTCGCGGCCGAGATGGACAACGAGAACAACCTCTGGTTCATCAAGTCCCGCTGCCCCGCCTTCAGGGACGCCCGAATGAAGCGTCCGCACGGCGGCCGGGACATCGCCAAGCCGTACCTGGACTGGCTGCGGGCCGGCGCCAAGGAGATCGACACCAGCGCGTGGATCGACGCAGCCAGCGCCGCCGACGCCACCCCGGCCAGCCTGCTCGCTCTGTACCGCGAGGTCGAGGCCGCCAGCGCGCTCGCCACCCCGCTCATGCACCCCGAATCCGGCCAGCCGACCAGCCTCGGCGACTACATCCGGATGCGCGGCACCGCCCTGAAGGCCGCCGCTCAGCAGTAGCACCACTCGGGCGGCTCTCGCCCGAAACGAGAGCCGCCCACCCCAGTGAACCGCACGTGAGAGGACCACCGCCATGACCCGTCGCCTCACCGTCGCCGAACGCCACGCCTCCGCCAAGAAGGATCTCCTCCTCGAGGAGATAGCCGACCAGTCCTCGTGGGACCAGTTCCTCGTCGAGCAGGCCGTGTTCGCAGCCATCCGCGCCTACGGCACCACCTCCGCCAACGACCTCCGCGACCTGCTCCCCGAGTTGGGCCATGGCTTCCTCGGCGCCGCGATCAACGCGATGCGGACCGGCGGCCTCATCCAGCACACCGGGCAGGTAGTCCCCTCCACGCTCGACAGCACCCACGGGCATCGGATCTCCGTCTGGCAGTTCACCGACAAGGGCATGGCAGTCGCGGTCAAGAGCGCCGCCGCACGGATGGAGCGGGCCGCATGAGCCCCGGCGACTGGGTGTGGGCCTGCATCGGCACAGCGTCCGGCCTGATCTTCCTCAGCTCCTACGGCTGGGACGTCTGGCACAAGCGCCACACCGACCGCCGCTTCCAGGCCACCGCCAAGCAGGCCGCCCGCGCACCCCGCGACGAGGACGCCGTCCGCACCGACCTGGCCAAGGCCCGCGCCGCACTCGACCTCACCACCTGCCTCGCCATCTGGGACATCACCCCGCACGACATCCCCCACCAGACCCGCCGGACGGAGGAAGACCAGTGAAACCCCTCGCCGACCACGGCACCACAGCTCGCGCCAAGGGCCGCCCCGCAACCGGGGTCAAGGGATGCCCCTGCGCTCCCTGCCGAACCGCCGAAGCCGTCTACGACAAGAAGCGCCGCGTCTTCAACGCCACCGGCCGCACCCTCATGGTCGACACCGCGCCCGTCGCAGTCCACCTCAAGGAGCTCTTCGACGCCGGGGCCGGCTGGAACCAGATCGCGGCAGCGGCCCAATCCTCCACCGCGACAGTCCACTCCATCCTCACCGGCCGAGTCACACAGTGCCGCCGAGTCACCGCCAGGAAGCTCCTCGCCGTCAAGGCCCAGGACGTCATTCCGGCCAAACGGCCCGTGAACGCCTGCGGCAGCATCCGCCGCATGCACGCGCTCCTCGCCCTGGGGCACACGAACAAGGCCATCACCATCGCCAGTGGCGTCGAACACTCGATGCTCAGCGACCTCATCAACGAACGCCTCGCGATCGTCACCCGGCATGTGGCAGAGCGCATCGACCTCGGCTTCCGCACCCTCGCCGGACGACAGGGCACCTCAGCGCGAAGCATCAACCGGGCTCGCCGCAACAACTGGGCACCCGCAGCAGCCTGGGACGAAGAGAGCATCGACGACCCGGCAGCCCACCCCGAGTGGACGGGTCACTGCGGCACCGACCGCGGCTTCTGGACTCACCGCCTCCAGAAAATCCTGATGTGCCAGCCGTGCGAGCAGGCCCACTCCGACTGGAAGACGGCGCACGCGCACCTCGAGCCCCGAGCTCGGATCGCCGCGGCGCATCGGGCCCGCTGCGCCGCCTCCAACCGCGGCTCCGAGCTCGCCGAAGACGGACGCGAACTCCTCCGCCTCGGCTGCAGCCCCGACCAGGCCGCCGAACGGCTCGGCGTCACCCGTCAGCACCTACAGCAGGAACTCTGCCGCCACCCCGAGACTGCAAAGAAGGCCGCCTGATGTCCACCGGAGCCAACAAGAAGGCCCTCACCGCCACACACCGGCCGGCCACCAGGCGCCGCAACTTCCGCCACGACGACCTCATTGCCGTCGACCTGTTCTCTGGCTTCGGCGGCCTGACTCGTGGCATCGAGATGGCTGGGTTCACCACGATCATGGCCGCGAACCACAACAGCTACAAGGTCGAAGTCCACGAGGCGAACCACCCCGACGCCGAGCACTGGATCGCGGACCTGGTCGACCCTGAGGCGGCGGACTACCACTCCGCCCGCGACCTCCCGCCGGCCGACCTCCTTGTCGCTGGCGTGAGCTGCGTCAACCACTCCCAGGCCAACACCATCAAGGCCTACGAGCAAGGCGCGACGCTGTTCGACTACGACGACCCCGACTACGAAGCACGGGTCACCAAGTCCGAGCGGGACCGGGCCACCGCGAACTGCGTCCTTCACTACGCAGCCCAGCACCACCCGCGGCTGATCCTCGTCGAATGCACCACCGAACTCACCTCGTGGGGACCCGCAGTCCAGGGCCGCGCCAAGGTCGGAGACGGCACCACCTACCGGTGGTGGCTCAAGCAGTTCGACCTCCTCAACTACCGGCACAAGGTCCTGTACCTGAACTCGCAGTTCTTCGGCGTACCGCAGTCCCGCGACCGGCTGTACATCGCGTTCTGGGACAAGGCCCTGCCCGCCCCCGACCTCGAGCACCGGCCAGCCTCGCACTGCCAGCACTGCGACAAGGACGTCGAGGCCGTCTGGACGTGGCGCACCGGGGTCCCCCCGACCGGATCGGTCCGCTACGGCAAGCAGTACGAGTACCGGTGTCCTAGCTGCCGCCGACCCGTCGTCCCGCCCATGACACCCTCGCTGGCGGCCCTGGACCTGACCACCCTCGGCACCCGCATCGGCGACCGGGTGAAGCCCCTGGCACCCGCAACGATGGCCCGCGCAGAGCGCTGCCGTAAGCGGTTCGCCGACTTCCCAGCGGTCCTCATGCCGGCGAAGTCCGTGCACGGCTCGGAGAGGCACCCGTGGCAGCCGATGGCCACGCAGACCAGCCAGCAGGAGACATCGATCCTGTCGACCGGCGCCATCCTCGCCGCCGCGGGCAACACCTTCGAACGACCGGGATCCAACTGCCGCACCCGCGGTCTCGACCAGCCGCTGTGGGCACAGCCCGCCACGAACACCACCGGCCTGATCACACCACCGGTCGCACTCGCCGTGGCCAACTACCAGGGCGGCCCCCGCGGCGCCCACGACCCGCTGCCCACCCAGGTCGGGTCAGAAACCCTCGCAGTGGTGTCGTCCGGGGTGATCCCGTTCAGGAAGAACACCCTGGCCGCGATGCACGGCGAGGCCATGCCCACCGTCACCTCGGACCAGATCCCGGGACTGCTCACGGCCGCCGGAACGATCAGTCACCGTGCAGTCGAGTCGCTGCTGGCCGCAGAGTGGCGAGCCGCACTCTCCGACCTGTCCCTCGAGGACTGCTACTTCCGAATGATGGCCGCGCACGAGGTCGGACGCGGCTGCGGCTTCGACGTCGACTTCGCCGGCTACAGCGGCACCTTCACCGTGTGGGGCTCCGCCCGCAACCAGGTCGACGGGTTCGGCAACGCCGTATCCCCGCAGGTCGGCGAGTGGATCGGCCGTCGGCTCCGGGCCGTCATCCACACCCGCCAGGACAACAGCCCAGAACTCGCCGCCGCCGCGGCCTAGCCGACCACCACCCGCACCAGCCAGAGAGAAGCCTGCCGTGACCTTGGACGCCATGCACTGGGTGTGGAACCACTCCCAGTCGAGGGGCAACGCCCGGCTCGCCCTGCTCTTCGTGGCGGACCAGGTGCGCACCTCAGCTTGCGAAGTACGGCTCAGCTACGCGGACTTCACTGCGGCATTGAACGCTTCCCGCTCGGTGGCAAAGTCCGCCGTGAAGGCAGCTGCCGAGACGGGTGAACTTCAGATCATCGAGCAGGGCAAGGGCACCCGCTCTTCGCTGTACGCCCTGCCGAAGGCCGTCGGATTCGTCCGGCCCTCCCTCGCTAGTGGGCCGGAATCAGGCCCACTAGCGCCCCCCAAGCCGACTCTTAGTGGGCCTGATTCCGGCCCACTAAGCCCAGACCATGATCACGCTAGTGGGCCGGAATCAGGCCCACAGTGGGCCGGAATCAGGCCCTCTAGTGGGCCGGAATCAGGCCCACACTCCCCATTCCCATCACCCAGCAAGCAAGAGGGGGAGCCGGAAGGGTCGGCCGACGACGACTACGGCATTCCGGCAGCAGCACGACCGCTCATGGATCGGATGACCGCCAGCGGCATTCGGGTCCGCTGGCCGTTCAAGGGAAACCAGTGGTTCCCCCTGCTCTCCCTGATCGAGAAGTGCGGCGAGGACGCCCTCGTCGAGTACGCCCGCCGAACCGTCGACCGGACACCCGTCGACTCGGTCAAGTACTTCCTCCGCGGCTGGGCCGAACTCCCGCCCAAGCCGGCGCACGGAACCCCCGTCCACGTACCGCGGCCCCACCTCCGGGCCGTCGGCTCTCCCGAAGACCGAGGCATCTTCTGATGACGACCGACCTCGAACCACCCATGGACCTCGAAAGCCAGTTCTTCGAGCGCACCCCGCCCAACGACGAGGCCGCCGAAATGAGCATCCTCAGCGCCTGCTTCTTCGACCGCGACGTCTGCAAGGCCGTCGTCACCAACCTCGACCCCGCCGACTGCTACAAGCCGGCCCACGAGACCATCCTCGGCGCCATCGGCGAGATGTACGCCCTCGGCCAGAAGGTTGACCCGATCACCCTCGGCAAGTACCTCGGTGAGACCGGCAACCTCCAGCGCGTCGGCGGCAACCCGTACCTGTTCAACATCACCAACAACACGATCCGCATCGCCAGCCCCGACCACGCCCTCGACTACGTCGAGATCGTCCAAGGCCATGCCCGCCGCCGCGAACTCATCAAGCACCACGCCGCGGGCATGCAAGACGCCTACGCCACCCACACCCCGACCGGCGAGCTCATCGAGAAGACCATCGCCGACGCCCGCGACATCCGAGACCGCGGCCAGACCGGCGCCGACCTTCCCACCGAAGACATCCTCGACTTCGTTCAGCACGAGGACGTCTACGACTGGGTCGTCCCCGGACTGCTCGAGCGCTCCGACCGGCTGATCCTCACCGCGTCCGAAGGCGGCGGCAAGTCCACCCTGCTCCGCCAGATGTCCGTCACCCTCGCCGCCGGCATCCACCCGTTCAAGACCTTCGAGATGATCGACCCCGTCCGGGTCCTCACCCTCGACTGCGAGAACTCGGCATCCTCCTCGCGGCGCAAGTTCCGCCCGCTCCTCGAGGCTGCCGCCCACATTGAGCAGCCCATCCGCCGCGGCATGTTCCACATCGAATGCCAGCCCGCCGGCCTCGACCTCACCCGCGCTAAAGACCGGGCCTGGATGATGCGCCGCGTCGAACGCATCAAGCCCGACGTCCTGATCATCGGCCCGATTTACCGCCTCCACGCTGGCGACCCCAACTCGGAGGAGCTCGCCCGCAAGGTGTCCGTTGTCATCGACGACGCCCGCGCCACCGCCGGGTGCGCCGTCCTCATGGAAGCTCACGCCCCCCACGGCAACGGCATGGGACCGCGGTCTCTCCGGCCCCTCGGCTCGTCACTGTGGATGCGGTGGCCCGAGTTCGGCTTCGGTCTGCGCCCCGTCGAGGACGAAAAGTCCGCCATGAACGTCGAGGGGGCCCGCGGCCGGCGCGTCGTCCCCTGGCGCGGGATGCGTGACGAGCGGGACTGGCCCGTCTTCATCCGGCAGGGCGAGAAGTGGCCTTGGCAGTCGTACCGGCCGATCGACGCCGACGAGTTCACCGGCTACTCCCCGACAGGAGCGATCTGGTGACCGACACCTGCCCGAACTGCCTCGAGCGCGGCATAACCCCGATCGCATCCCGCCGCCGCGGCCAGCACCTCGCCCACGGCTACCGCTGCCCCCGCTGCAACCACCAGTGGGCCGTCGGCCGCCTCCCCACCGCCTACCCCACCCACACCGAGACCCGAAAGGCCGCCTGATGGACGTCAATCCGCTACCCCGCCTCGGCTACTGCCCCGCCTGCTCCGATGAGATCCGCGTCCGCGCCGACGGCACCCTGTTCCAGCACTCCAGCCCCGGCTGGCCCCGCTGCCCCGGCAGCCGTCGCCCCGTCGGCCTGCTGGAGCCCACCTTCGTCCGCTGGCTGCACGCCAACGCCGCCCGCAAGGACGCCTACACCAACCGGGTCACCCACCTCGCCCAGCACAAGTTCCGCGGCTGCACCCGCAGCCCCAACCGGACGCCAGCCGACATGACGTGGACGACCGCCGAAGAGCTGCACGACGAGCTTCACCGGCAGCAAGTCCGCCTCACCGGCTCCGAGAACCGGTCCGGGTACGGCGGGACGGAGCGCTGCGACTGGGTGTGCCGCGACGTCGCCACCGCCGGCCGCATCTACGCCGAGCTGGCCGCCTCATGACCGCACCCGGCACCCCCTGCCACGACGACGGCGTCCAGCGACCCGACAGCAGCCCGTCCACGCCGCTCGCTACACCGAAGCCGGAGGAGAAGCAGCATGACCGACACGCCCCCCGCAGTCCTCGAGCTCGAGGCGGACGGCTGCCGTACCTGGCAGCTCACGCCCCGCAACATCAGCCGCGTCGACAACGACATCGACAAGCTCGGCGTCTTCGCCAAGGGCTACTGGGCCGCTGGTGACGACGGCCGTCTCGAATGCGTCGGCCTCCGCATCGGGGAGCGTCCCGGCCACGTGATCGCGTACTACGGCGACTGGATCATCCGGCACCCCGACGGCGGGTTCACCGTCCACCCCGGGCCCGAGGTCGCACAGTGAGCCCGCAGCCGTACTACGCCGACGAGCAGGTCCAGCTGTACCTCGGCGACATGCGGGAGGTGCTGCCCAGCCTTGGGGCCAAGGCGGATTTGATCTTGGCAGATCCACCGTATGGCGAGACCAGCCTTGCCTGGGACCGGTGGCCCGACGGCTGGCCCGCCCTCGCCGCCACGGCCGCCTCGTCGATGTGGTGCTTCGGCAGCATGCGGATGTTTCTTGACCGGCGCGCCGACTTTGACGGCTGGAAGCTCAGCCAGGACGTGGTCTGGGAGAAGCACAACGGCTCCGGTTTTGCAGCGGACCGGTTCAAGCGCGTCCACGAGATCGCCACCCACTGGTACCGAGGCCCCTGGTCGGCCATCACCCACGAGGTGCCGACAGAGAAGTCAGGCCGTCGAGGCGGCGGCGAGGGCGGGATGCGGGCAAGGGCATCGGCCCGCGACCACACCGGCAAGATCGCGGCGAAGACGTGGGACGGCTCGGACGGGTCCCGGCTATTGCGTTCCGTGTTCAAGATCCGGTCCATGCACGGGCGGGCCCTGCACCCCACCGAGAAGCCGATCGGCATCCTCGACCCGCTGATCCGCTACGCCTGCCCGCCCGGTGGCCTTGTCGTCGATCCGTTCGCCGGCTCCGGCAGCACCTTGGACGCCGCCCGCCAGTCCGGCCGTCGGGCGATAGGCATCGAAGCGTCGGAGGCGTACTGCGAGGCCGCGGCCCGCCGACTCTCCAACCTGACGCTCGAGGCGATGTGACCGCCCCCGAGCTCGAGCGGCTCTACGCCGAGGAGTGGCCCACCGGCAGCTTCGGCGGCCCCCGCCCCGCCCCACGACGCCGCCCGCACCCGCCCCGTGCCACGACGAAGCCGCCGCCCAGCATTACGCCGACCTCGCCGCCGCCGTCTACCGCACCCACCGAACCCGAAAGGCCACGCCATGACCGATCAGCCCGCCCTCAACCTCGACGACGTACTCCCCGCCTGGGAAGCCAGCTACGAACCCGGCAACGTCTCCGACTACCTCATCGGCTACACGAACAGCGAAGCCGCCGCGAAGGGGGCAGCAGAGGCCTGGGTGCTGTCCCAGAGCGACAAGGACCCGGCCGCCCTGGAATGGGTGGAGGCTCCCGGCGGTCGCCACTTCGACGAGCAGTACGAGCTGATCCAGATCATCGACGGCACCGTGGTCGGCATCGGCGTCACCGTCCGCCAGCGGCGGGCGCAGGCGGAGCCGCTTCCCGCCCGCCGACAGGTCACCGAGTTGGAGCACGATGCCGCCTGGCACGCCATCGAAGGCGCTGCCGGCGAGGAGGGCGCCGACCCCGACACCGTCTTGAACGCCGTCCTTGCCGCACTCGGCATCGACCCGCCGGAGGTCGACGAGATGGCTGCCAGCCTCCGCCGCGACGGTTTCGGCGCCGAGGAGATCACCGAGATCCTGCGGCACGACGACGCCCTGTGTGGGCACTGCGGCGTCCCCAAGGCCAGCCACCACCACCCGTGGACCAGCACCGCCGACACCATCGCCAGCGCCCCGCAGCACGCCGCAGCCCCCACCCCGTGACACGGAAGGCCAGCCGCGGGCTATGCGGCTGGCCGTCCGATCCCGATCATCTCACCGCACCGAAGGAGAACCCGATGGCCGCCACCGAACTGAACATCTGGTACTGCAAGCTGTGCCGGAAGTCCTGCAAGGTCGTACCCCCAGTCGAGGCGCCAGCCTGTCAGTGCCCAAGCCCGGTATCTGACCTGCACCCCACTCTCGTCACGCCGGTCGTCGGCCCCCCGGTCCGGCCGCTGCAAGCCCTCACCGACGAGGAGGCCCGTCTCCGCAGCCTCGTCCGGAAGAAGCAGCGGGTGCGGATCACCTACGAGGCTGAAGTCGTTGAAGGCTGGACGCGGACGGACACGTCCGGCATCAAGCACGTCCAGTTCATGGTCGCCACGGCGGACGGTGAGCGGCATGTGGTGAATCCGCAGCAGCCCGGCGTTCGGATCGAGGGTCTGCCGCGTGACGAGGCCGCGTCGTGACCGCGCCCGCCCGGCCGGTGCTGACCGAGCGGCAGACCGAGCTCCTCTGCCTGACCGTGCTCGGCCTGACCCTCGAGGAGATCGCCCGCCGTTGGGGTGTCGAGCCGGTCACGGTCCGCGGGTACAGCCATCGCCTGTGCCGCCGGCTGGGCGCCCGGCACTTGGCCCACGCCGTGCACCTGGCCCATCAGGCAGGTCTGCTGCGGCGGGAACGCCATGGCGACCACCCCGGCTACGAGGCGCACTTGAGGCGCCGGGACCGCATCTGCAACCTCTGCCGTGACGGGGAGCGGGCGTACCGCGCGGCGCTGAAGGCCCGCCAGACGCCACAGGAAGCCGCCTAGCGGCCTCGCAGGGCTCCAGCGTCCCTCGCGAGGCTGGAGCCCGCTACAGAGCCCCTGAGGGCCCGTACAGCCGATCCGCACCCAACCCGACAGCCCGGAGGACCAGATGAAGCTCGAGACCGCCGAAGAAGTCCGCAAGTTCCTCGTGCTCTGCCTCAAGACCCGGACCATCACCAAGCTCGCCAAGGTCTTGCCTGGCTGGCTCAGCGACCAGCTTGACCCTCACGCCCCTCACCTGGCCGAACTCAGGGAAACCGCCGCCCGCCTCGACCGTGAAGCAGAGCGGGCTCACCGCGCCTACGCAAAAGCCCTCGGTGTCTGGATCGCTGCCGACGCGGAGCCGCCCCGCCCTGCGGTCAGCTCCTGCATGTGCGGCTACCCGGACGACGAGGGCGCGCACCACCCCACCGACGGCGCGCCCTGCTACATGGCCGAGAGGGCCGGCCAGTGACCGCCCGCCCTCTCGCCGTCGGCGACGTCATCCACGGCTTCGCCTACGGCGCGTTCGGCCGCGACCACTACCACTGCGTCCGCATCGAAGCCGTCGGCCCCGACTGGATCGTCGCCCGCGACCCCGACCGGGACGACGAAGGCTGGCCCAGCTTCACGTCAGGCCGTCGCTCCCTCGAGCTGTGCCAGCAGGCCCGAGATGAGCCCTGCCCCGTCGACAGCCCCTGCCCGCGCGGCGCGCCGGCGCCACCGCTCACCACCTACGGCGTCACGCGATGACCGGCCAGCTGCTGCTGTGGGAGCCGGAGCCCTGCCACCAGGCAGACCCGGCCCCCGCGGCCCAACCCCGAGTCTGGGCGACATGCCCCAGGTGGATCGACCCCGAGTCCGGGCGGGCCAGCGGCGGATGGCGACAGCGAGTCCCCATCGGCGACGACGACCTGCACATCGAAACGATCACACCACCCGGGAGGTACCTGTGAACGCCGACGAGCTCACCCTCCGCGACCGGGCCATCGACGCCGTCGGCCAAGCCCTCAACGACGCCAACTACTGGCTTCCCGTCGAAGGCC
Protein-coding sequences here:
- a CDS encoding DNA polymerase III subunit beta family protein, which translates into the protein MSVRLSAYDLHKALTQIAPHVSDDFALPVLNAARLEVDGGNLFAIATDRFTMAVARVGIVETATWQAHIPAEQLPAVIAWLDAAGTVTITLEAATDGDLTRLTFDDGAGGLRVNTDTSGYSHFPDWRKYVSEHLSEPAGPVSDSGLDVGFLARWRHAGERFRASQAGSHKPLILMDDDATFIGMQMPVRWESAGRDELVGQWVRILAPAAATA
- a CDS encoding PD-(D/E)XK nuclease-like domain-containing protein, which codes for MTGAADIEPGLYDIPAELYHSDPVPGGSLSASGAKVLADCPARYAYLLDHPQPFKPAFEFGTAAHTVVLGDGPKLVVVEAELWNTTEIKAKVTAIRQAGGIPLKQAAYQQICDMAEVLAADPEASEILTPGSGVAEQSIFWTDGQIWWRSRFDWLRSDLIADYKTTQSIHPDKLSKTVHELRYTIQEHIYRRGAYELGLIPDGGAFKFIFQEKQPPYLVQVAELDPVARYAGLRDTHLAAGRYLYGRETGHWPAYSETSTVIGLPPYIERQYA
- a CDS encoding AAA family ATPase, which codes for MSQLPPPVRTGRAPQQQTDEYDDGPFTFRPATKDGHKARLSIQGPSGSGKTYTGLQISDGLAEGRRFAVIDTERGAASLYLDDIKAPFDTLPMHTYHPDNLVKALAVAAHAGYPVVMVDSLTHFWKGAEGTLDQVEKFAKAKFGGNTFAGWKPAGELQNDMIEALMAYPGHVVATMRASEKWTLERGKKDPVSKGIQAEQRKGIEFEFGVAAEMDNENNLWFIKSRCPAFRDARMKRPHGGRDIAKPYLDWLRAGAKEIDTSAWIDAASAADATPASLLALYREVEAASALATPLMHPESGQPTSLGDYIRMRGTALKAAAQQ
- a CDS encoding DNA cytosine methyltransferase, which codes for MSTGANKKALTATHRPATRRRNFRHDDLIAVDLFSGFGGLTRGIEMAGFTTIMAANHNSYKVEVHEANHPDAEHWIADLVDPEAADYHSARDLPPADLLVAGVSCVNHSQANTIKAYEQGATLFDYDDPDYEARVTKSERDRATANCVLHYAAQHHPRLILVECTTELTSWGPAVQGRAKVGDGTTYRWWLKQFDLLNYRHKVLYLNSQFFGVPQSRDRLYIAFWDKALPAPDLEHRPASHCQHCDKDVEAVWTWRTGVPPTGSVRYGKQYEYRCPSCRRPVVPPMTPSLAALDLTTLGTRIGDRVKPLAPATMARAERCRKRFADFPAVLMPAKSVHGSERHPWQPMATQTSQQETSILSTGAILAAAGNTFERPGSNCRTRGLDQPLWAQPATNTTGLITPPVALAVANYQGGPRGAHDPLPTQVGSETLAVVSSGVIPFRKNTLAAMHGEAMPTVTSDQIPGLLTAAGTISHRAVESLLAAEWRAALSDLSLEDCYFRMMAAHEVGRGCGFDVDFAGYSGTFTVWGSARNQVDGFGNAVSPQVGEWIGRRLRAVIHTRQDNSPELAAAAA
- a CDS encoding AAA family ATPase, with protein sequence MTTDLEPPMDLESQFFERTPPNDEAAEMSILSACFFDRDVCKAVVTNLDPADCYKPAHETILGAIGEMYALGQKVDPITLGKYLGETGNLQRVGGNPYLFNITNNTIRIASPDHALDYVEIVQGHARRRELIKHHAAGMQDAYATHTPTGELIEKTIADARDIRDRGQTGADLPTEDILDFVQHEDVYDWVVPGLLERSDRLILTASEGGGKSTLLRQMSVTLAAGIHPFKTFEMIDPVRVLTLDCENSASSSRRKFRPLLEAAAHIEQPIRRGMFHIECQPAGLDLTRAKDRAWMMRRVERIKPDVLIIGPIYRLHAGDPNSEELARKVSVVIDDARATAGCAVLMEAHAPHGNGMGPRSLRPLGSSLWMRWPEFGFGLRPVEDEKSAMNVEGARGRRVVPWRGMRDERDWPVFIRQGEKWPWQSYRPIDADEFTGYSPTGAIW
- a CDS encoding DNA-methyltransferase, which produces MSPQPYYADEQVQLYLGDMREVLPSLGAKADLILADPPYGETSLAWDRWPDGWPALAATAASSMWCFGSMRMFLDRRADFDGWKLSQDVVWEKHNGSGFAADRFKRVHEIATHWYRGPWSAITHEVPTEKSGRRGGGEGGMRARASARDHTGKIAAKTWDGSDGSRLLRSVFKIRSMHGRALHPTEKPIGILDPLIRYACPPGGLVVDPFAGSGSTLDAARQSGRRAIGIEASEAYCEAAARRLSNLTLEAM
- a CDS encoding response regulator transcription factor; the encoded protein is MTAPARPVLTERQTELLCLTVLGLTLEEIARRWGVEPVTVRGYSHRLCRRLGARHLAHAVHLAHQAGLLRRERHGDHPGYEAHLRRRDRICNLCRDGERAYRAALKARQTPQEAA